AAACCAAATCGAAAACAAGAGACTGGTTGCGAACATAGGCAACATCGCAACGGATCTTCTGGCGCATCAAGACGTCAAGGTAAAACCGCTCCGGGTCCGGACCCTCAAGCATCTCCTCTTCATTCCTGAAAAGCAACTGCGAAACCCCCGTTACTCCAGGTCTCACCGAAAGCACAATTTTTTCCTCATCGCTGTAAAATTCAACATACTGCGGCGCCTCGGGCCGGGGACCGACAAGGCTCATCTCCCCTTTAAGCACATTATAAAACTGGGGCAGCTCGTCCAGTTTCCACTTGCGCAGGAACTTCCCTACCGGCGTCACCCTGGGATCATCCTTGCCTGTGATGGCCGGGCCCTGTGCAGAGCCGACATACATGCTGCGAAACTTAATAATTCGAAAAAGCCTGCCGTCTTTCCCGATCCGCTCCCCCCGGTAAAAAACCGGGAAACCCGAATCAAGAACCACAGCAACCGCAATCACCACAAAGGCAGGAAAAAGTAATATCAATATCCCCAACGAAACAATAATATCAATAAACCTCTTTATCATTATGAGTTGGAATTCCTCTCCCCAGGACCTTTTTTTCAAATTCGCACAGCCATCGTTCTACTAAAACATTCCAATCCAGCTGGTCTTCTGCAAACTTGCGCCCTCGCCGACCCATTAAAAAAGCTTCCTCCTCATGATCAGCCAGCCAAATTATTGCGTCGGCAAGTACCTACTCATCTGCGCGCCTTCTGCAACGACGCATCCACGACCCAACTCCACTCTAGCACCGATATAGGGGGAATAAACGGTGCAGTCCGTGATTTGCGCCGGATGAGCCACTGTTTTATATACCGCTTCAGCCCGGACGGTACGTAGTCCATAACACTTATCATACCTAAAACCTTCCTAACTTATCGTGTCGAAGAAGGAATTCAAGAACCAACGCTCGAACCGCCACCTGATCGGGCCAGTCTACTGAAGCAGCCCACTGAAGGTTGCCGCGGGCCAAAAGCGTAGAGAGTACGGGCATCCATTCGGAAGGGGAGGTCCACGGGACGTGCCAGTCCCGCCGAGCAAGCTTCTGCATCAGCAGGGCTGCATCGGAGTATAGCAGATTAATCAGTCTCCCGGAAGGCTTCTTGCGGGTTCTAGTCAGCGGCGAACGTGCTCCCTGAGGGTAATGCTTAACGAAAGCCCGCTCGTAGGCAACCCCAGCGAGTATGCTCCCCAGTGGCAGGGTAAGGCCGTCAATGATGCTCTCTAGTGTCAAGGTGGGGGCAAGAACCTTAATCCCTTGGTCGAGGTAGACAAGGTTACTGTTCCAAGTGTAGCTTGGTTGACGATATTGAATGCTCCACAGACGCTCGGCGGTAACCGGTCCCAGCGGTGGTCGACTGCCTCGTCGAATACCTTTCCCGCATTTTGGAGAGGCCTTTCCCATTCCTTCCGGCCCACCGCCCAGCCCCAATCACCCAGCTCAGATGCGGCTACCCAGGCGCTCTTCCATGTACGGCAGTACCTTCTCCACATACGCACTGCCTTAGCAGCTTTAACCATGTTCTTGATCGAGCAGTGGGAACCCCAGACTACATCGCCTCCGGCTGCCACCATCGTATAGTTAATGCCCAATCTCTCCTTCACATCACGAGCTACACTGGCCAGACCAGCCATCGAAACCGGCTCCATCGGGAAGTAACGGCTGAGGAATCCCTCCACCTCCCCTGGCTCATACGGAAACTCAAAATAGTGCCAAGCCGTATTGAAGTGAGTTGCAACATCTCGGGCGATAAGCACGTCGCTTACATGCTCATTCACGCCATAGGTGTAGGCAACGCATTTAACCCCCAGTTCACAAACGCTTCCCAGGAGGAAACGGGAGTCAAGTCCGCCGGAGAGTGAGATACCTACGGTCTCCTCCCTATTCAACCCCTGTAGTACCTTTTCCGTCGAGAGCCTCCATGTACGGTGAATCAATTCGGAATGGGGCTCCCCTGCAGCATCTATCCGTTCAAGCACACGAGCTCCCAGATCGAAATAAGGGCGGCAGGCCACGCCAGGTTTACCCGGGTCGATACGAATGACGGTCCCAGGCGGGCAGCGCTTGACCCCTGCGAAGAGAGTATGGGGCTGAGGAATGTATTCGAAAAGGAGATACAGCTCCTGGGCCACCTGGTCGATGCCTGCACCGGCGACTCAGGCAACCTCAGACATGTTCAGGCCAATGACTATACTGGAATCACCCACATGGTAGAAAGCGGGTATAGTCCCTAAAGGATCGGATACAATGCTGACAACATCGTCGACCGCCACAATCAGATAAGATCCGTCCGTCACCCGATCCTCCTGGAGGTCCTCCAGGATCCTCGCAAACGAGGCGCTACCATTCGTCCAATACGCCACTCCAAAGAGCTTATGTTCCCCCGGACGCACAATCTCTTCCCGCTTCGCCCCCTCTGGCTGCTGACAAACCACTCTGAGGCCCTGTTGACCCTCAGCTAGTCTTTCTATCTCCATCAAGAAGCCCATGCCATGTCACCTCCCATTGCATTAACCTTCGACTCATCGATGGCTCTTCAAGGCTATGTCCCACCCATTCAGCTGGTTTCCCAATCCATCTGTGCCTCTAACACGCGCAATGCCATAACCGACAGCCCATACAAAGAACGAACTCCGCCTATACCTCCGACCCCACCTGTGACCACACCGTGTTTCGTCGCTAGATCTTCATGGTCAATAGCTCATTGACTCTGATCAAGTTTCCGCGCCGTAGTTCTCGCCAGAACTTTAGGACGTACAGGTATGAACGGAGATGCGGCCCGAGAGGATAAGGATTACCTTGATACCCGACCAGCGTAGCTCCAGCTATGGCAAGGGTGTACGCTGCTTCGCTAAGTATGAAACGCCACAAACTAAGGCCCAATCGGCGGTTTTTGAAAAAAAAGTAAACGTCGTAGAGCGTTCGCATGAGCGCCAGCCTATCGGCATTCAGCCGATTTGCAGGAGCCTCAAAATGAGTCAGGCGCGCTGCAGCGATGCACCACAATAAATCCTTGCCGGTCTTCCCTACCCTGAACGTGAAGTCAAGGTCTTCGTCCAGTGAGTAGCTGACCAGATTACTGTCGAATCGGTTGGCGACGAAGACATTCCGCTCTACCATGAAGCCGCAACCTGTCGCCCATTCGGCAGGCAGGTCGGTCGTCACCCGGGTGTCCATTGTCGTCTTGAACGACGGCATCACTCTAAAGCCGGCACCTGGTCCATGATAAGGCAAGCCAACTAACTTAGCGAAAAAGTTGTATGTGGATGGTGATGGCTTGAGGTTCTCGATCACCCCGAACAGGATTTTGGCTTCCGAGTGCCGCTCAGCACCTCGCAGCAACTCCTCAATGTAGGTGGGGGACAGCACCACGTCATCGTCAAGAAAAAGAATCCAGCGTGTAGCAGCATCCGCCGCGTCAACTCCCACATTCCGGGCATTGGCAAGAGAGCGCCAAGAAACACGCACATGCTTCAAGGCAAACGGCCACTCCCGGCTCCCGCACACTGCCGCAACGCCATCGACACCGCTTTGATCGACGATAATCACTTCCGCCGGGCGCCGCCGTTGTTCTGCAAGCGACGTTAAGACGTTGCGCAATTCCTCAAGGCGCCCGGTCGTGCAAACTACTACCGAAACCGGCGCCAAGCAACCTGCTGGTTCAACCTGCATGTTCGGGCGCACCTCCCCACAGATGGATCAGCGCTTGTACCGTCTGCTGGACGCTGAATTCTTTGGCGACCCGCTTCCAACCCTTGTACACGCATTCCTCGTACAACGAAGGTGACGTAAATAGCTTCTGTAGCGTATTGGCCAAGGCCTGGGGATCTTTAGGTGGAACCATCAGACCGGCACCTCCGTCAAGCAATTCCCTAACCCCCTCGAGCGCCGTAGCTACCACGGGTACGCCAGCAGCCATGGCTTCCATCAGGGTTACCGGGATCCCCTCGACCAAGCTTGGCAGCATCACGACGTCCAGCTCGCGGTAAGCTTCAAGCATAACTTCATGTGGCACCCGACCGTGAAAGCGAACTACTGTCCCGAGCCCCAATGAGTCAGCCAAGTGTCTCAGAGCAGGACCAGTCGGACCATCGCCGTAAAAGTCAAGTTCTACCTTGATACCCGCCAGTCGAAGGAGAGAGGCAGCTTCCATTAGGTAGCGGTGCCCCTTGGACTCGATCAAATTTGCAGGCAAGCCAATTCGGTAAGTTCCCCCCTTGCTAGTTCTTCGCCGCCTCGGAGGTTTCGTCGGTACCCATGTGCCTACATGGATGACGTGAACCTTATTCTGTAGCGAATTCCCCACCCTCTGGCGCACTGCCGCGGCACCGTGCTCACTAATGCAGCGGATAAACTTCGCGGTAGTAAGCTTGCAAGCAAGCCCCGTCTCTGCCTCGAGGTCCCACCGATGACCAGTGAAGCTCCATGGCACACCGGTTAAACGGTGCACGATATAGGCTACGGTGGCTGGTTGTGTTGCCCAATAGGCGTGAATGTGATCGGGTGCCATACGTCGGGTGGCTGACGATACGGCCAGGGCTTTTGGAATCACCTGTAGATTGCGGAGCGCATTTCTTGTCAACCCTGACGCCAGGACAACAGAAAGGCTGGCAGTCATTACCTTAAATGGGTGCAATATGAATTCCTTCACTGCCAGGCGAAACGTTTTTCTTCCAAGGAGCGGCAGGCAAATAGACTTTCCCCGCCAAAAATCAACCTCCTGACTGCCAGAGGGGGATTGGCTCTTCTCCACTCTCACTGGCACAAGTGTAACCTCATGCCCTTGGGCCTTGAGTGCATTGATCTCCGGATATAGAAAATACTCACCGGCACCCCACGGGGTACGCTCAGTTATGTATAGTACATGCATTAGACAACGCCTCCGCGGCCGCGGCGCACCTGTAATTCAATGGGCTGATACTGATGTTTCGACTTCGTATACGCCTGCCGAAACGTCGCCGCCATGACAATTAAAATCCACGGCGCGAGATAGGCATGCGTATAACCCCACAACCAAGTAGCGGCATCTATCCTCATCGCCGCAAAAGGTAACAGCGGGAAGGATACGGCGTATAGCACTATTGCGCACGGGTTCTTGCTACCCTTTGCTATGGAGTAAAGTAGCCCTGCAAACGCGCCAAGAGCGGCCAGGTGGAAAAACACTCCCACTATTCCGAGGTTGGCATAACCCTCGGCCGCAGCGAAGAAACCAAATCCTCTCATCTGCGCCCATAGACTAGGATAGAAAACCTGCATCCGCCATACAGATAACGGCGTGTAGGACACCAAACGGTTCAGACCCGGGATTGTGTTCAGGAGAGCATTCAGGTACGTTCCTCCGAATTGATACTTCCATCGGCCATGGGAAAGCAGCAACTCCTGCAAAGCGCCGCCTGGGGTCACGAATTCGCCCCATCTCCAAGGCAAAAGTATTGTGGGCGTCTCTAGGACCCGGGCAAGCCCCCTGGACATGGCGGTCAATGCTCCGAGTGGAAGATATTCGCGAGCTACCGCAATGTATTGTGCGATAACGAAGGATATGACACCACCCGTCGCGAGAGTAACAATAGAAACCCGCGGCCTAGACGGTCTCGAATAGTACCACAGAATTGCAAATACAAGGGCAATATTGATAACCACACCACGGCTCCCGACTACCAAATTGGTGATCGCCCAAAGACAGCCTATAGACACGCCTAGGGCTCTCTGCAGCCGCGAACCATACACGGCCGACAACACGCTAAATAACCCGAGCCATTCCATACCGGGGCCTATGATTTCGCCCTCGCTAACCACCCGCCAACGTTCGCCCCCATACCCAATCTTCAAGAAGCCAGAAACACCGCCAAAGGCCGCGAAAAACGTCATGAGTGAGAGG
Above is a window of Bacillota bacterium DNA encoding:
- a CDS encoding sugar transferase, encoding MIKRFIDIIVSLGILILLFPAFVVIAVAVVLDSGFPVFYRGERIGKDGRLFRIIKFRSMYVGSAQGPAITGKDDPRVTPVGKFLRKWKLDELPQFYNVLKGEMSLVGPRPEAPQYVEFYSDEEKIVLSVRPGVTGVSQLLFRNEEEMLEGPDPERFYLDVLMRQKIRCDVAYVRNQSLVFDLVLILLTLVAVVLPREPGIKKLLLEKFLKTGVDMNFKNFSESGG
- a CDS encoding glycosyltransferase family 2 protein, which gives rise to MQVEPAGCLAPVSVVVCTTGRLEELRNVLTSLAEQRRRPAEVIIVDQSGVDGVAAVCGSREWPFALKHVRVSWRSLANARNVGVDAADAATRWILFLDDDVVLSPTYIEELLRGAERHSEAKILFGVIENLKPSPSTYNFFAKLVGLPYHGPGAGFRVMPSFKTTMDTRVTTDLPAEWATGCGFMVERNVFVANRFDSNLVSYSLDEDLDFTFRVGKTGKDLLWCIAAARLTHFEAPANRLNADRLALMRTLYDVYFFFKNRRLGLSLWRFILSEAAYTLAIAGATLVGYQGNPYPLGPHLRSYLYVLKFWRELRRGNLIRVNELLTMKI
- a CDS encoding glycosyltransferase family 4 protein encodes the protein MHVLYITERTPWGAGEYFLYPEINALKAQGHEVTLVPVRVEKSQSPSGSQEVDFWRGKSICLPLLGRKTFRLAVKEFILHPFKVMTASLSVVLASGLTRNALRNLQVIPKALAVSSATRRMAPDHIHAYWATQPATVAYIVHRLTGVPWSFTGHRWDLEAETGLACKLTTAKFIRCISEHGAAAVRQRVGNSLQNKVHVIHVGTWVPTKPPRRRRTSKGGTYRIGLPANLIESKGHRYLMEAASLLRLAGIKVELDFYGDGPTGPALRHLADSLGLGTVVRFHGRVPHEVMLEAYRELDVVMLPSLVEGIPVTLMEAMAAGVPVVATALEGVRELLDGGAGLMVPPKDPQALANTLQKLFTSPSLYEECVYKGWKRVAKEFSVQQTVQALIHLWGGAPEHAG